The Vicia villosa cultivar HV-30 ecotype Madison, WI linkage group LG1, Vvil1.0, whole genome shotgun sequence genome includes a region encoding these proteins:
- the LOC131659837 gene encoding uncharacterized protein LOC131659837, which translates to MENSSASAFSDDEIQNNMNMGSCITDFHFSPALPSCSVFNMPPPPSPLSDPNLSDASFSSYMDDFNAFYWFSDFNFETGTSESLPAATQTDLQQPVSDSSSIPSSYNEAGAVAVKPVGAVAVKPVVAAAENEDRLQLVEGKGAEDHGGDHRIEAVENPNDQNQAKKT; encoded by the coding sequence ATGGAGAATTCTTCAGCATCAGCATTTTCTGATGATGAGATTCAAAACAACATGAACATGGGAAGTTGCATAACTGATTTCCATTTCTCACCTGCTTTACCATCATGCAGCGTCTTTAACATGCCACCACCACCATCACCACTGTCTGATCCTAATCTAAGTGATGCTTCTTTTTCTAGTTACATGGATGATTTCAACGCTTTTTATTGGTTCTCAGACTTCAACTTTGAAACCGGCACGTCAGAATCACTACCTGCTGCAACCCAAACTGACCTGCAGCAGCCTGTCTCGGACTCGTCTTCGATTCCTTCGTCCTACAATGAGGCTGGTGCAGTTGCTGTCAAACCGGTTGGTGCAGTTGCTGTCAAACCGGTTGTTGCCGCAGCTGAAAATGAAGATAGACTGCAACTTGTTGAAGGAAAAGGAGCTGAGGATCACGGTGGAGATCATCGAATCGAAGCGGTGGAGAATCCAAATGATCAAAATCAGGCGAAGAAAACGTga